One Bacteroidota bacterium genomic region harbors:
- a CDS encoding methyltransferase domain-containing protein encodes MELIKSLKKIKEIYSKGGNMIQYMNKITNADNNSLESIQISYDFQAGSYIKKSASLSDFEKDYAKKIVELFNKYNDYGSILEAGVGEATTLYRILEQLKKSSEAYGFDISWSRIKYALSYLASKNINHVNLFMGDLFNIPMQDNSVDLVYTWHSLEPNGGREKEALMELYRITGKYLFVFEPSCELGNSDTKKYIDEHGYVKNLSQIARELGYEILEHNIFIEKHPFTSNNTSVLIIRKNNTAKQKTSIPYACPVTKTPLELIRNNYFSKDSMLLYPVIDGIPCLIPNNAIIATHYLDTI; translated from the coding sequence ATGGAACTGATTAAAAGTTTAAAAAAAATTAAAGAAATATATTCTAAAGGAGGGAATATGATTCAATACATGAACAAGATTACGAATGCTGATAATAATTCGCTTGAATCAATTCAGATAAGTTATGATTTTCAAGCTGGAAGTTACATTAAAAAATCTGCATCCTTGTCTGATTTTGAGAAGGATTATGCAAAAAAAATAGTTGAACTTTTTAATAAATATAATGATTACGGTTCTATACTGGAGGCGGGAGTTGGCGAAGCCACTACTTTATACAGAATACTTGAACAATTGAAAAAATCATCAGAAGCATATGGGTTCGATATTTCATGGTCGCGCATAAAGTATGCACTCAGCTATCTTGCAAGCAAAAATATTAATCACGTTAATCTGTTCATGGGTGACTTATTCAACATTCCCATGCAGGATAATTCTGTTGACTTGGTTTATACATGGCATTCTTTAGAACCCAACGGTGGAAGGGAAAAGGAAGCGCTTATGGAATTATATAGAATTACGGGAAAATATTTATTTGTTTTTGAACCCTCCTGCGAACTTGGAAATTCAGATACAAAAAAATATATTGATGAGCATGGCTATGTAAAAAATCTGTCTCAGATCGCCAGGGAACTTGGATATGAAATATTGGAACATAATATATTTATCGAAAAACATCCATTTACTTCTAATAATACAAGTGTGTTGATTATCAGGAAGAACAATACTGCTAAGCAAAAGACAAGTATTCCTTATGCTTGCCCTGTTACAAAAACGCCATTGGAATTAATCAGAAATAATTATTTTAGCAAGGATAGCATGCTTCTGTATCCTGTTATAGATGGAATACCATGCTTGATTCCGAATAATGCAATTATAGCTACTCATTATCTAGATACTATATAA